ATATCGAATCAAGAAGATTCAGGGAATTGAACAGCTTGAACAAAGGGATCAGAACAATCTGTGGGGGGAAAAACATACCGGCTACAACAACGATGTATATCCAGGAACTCCCCTTGAAACCAATTTTCCCAAAAGCATATCCTGTCAGACTCCCCATGAATATTGAAATAACAGTTGATGATATGGACACCAGAACTGTATTCAGGAGGAACATCTGAATCTTTCCCCCTTTCCAGACCGTTATGAAATTATCAAGAACAGGAGGAGCTGGAAATGCCCAGAATCCATTCCTTATAATTTCCTGATTGGTTCTGAATGCTGTTGTAAAGGCTCCATATATGGGGATAAAAAAGAGAGCACAAATGATAATTACAAGAATAAAGATGAAAATTGTACTGAATTTATTCATTATTCCCCTCCTTCATGACAGAATTGAAGTAGAAAAAGACCACAATAAAAACAATGAAAAAGAGAACACTGGCAATGGCACTACCGTAGCCCATTTGATAGTTCCAGAAGGATTCCTTATACATAAAAGTTGTTAAAACTTCAGAGCTGCGAAAGGGACCGCCTTTTGTTGTAATAAAGACCAGATCAAAATTTTTCAATGAATTGATCACTGTGAGTGAAATAACTACTATTGTTGAGTTTTTCAACTGGGGTATTACAACATGAAAAAAGAGCTGAATCGGGTTTGCTCCATCTATTCTGGCTGCTTCCAGAAGATCCTGTCGGACACCGCTTAATCCTGCAAGATAAAGGACCATGCATAATCCTGTATGCTGCCAGGACGCTTCTACAATAATTGCCAGCAGTGCTGTTTTTGCCTGAGCTAACCAGGCAAAATTCCAATCCGGCTGTCCCATTATCCGAATAAACAGATTCAGTATACCCATACGTGGTTCATATATAAAATTCCAGATCATTCCGATAATGACATAAGAAAAGATCATTGGTAGGTAAATGACTGATTTAAAAAAGGTTGATCCTGGAATCCCTTTATCCAGAAGTACTGCCAGAAACAAACCTGAACTTGTGGGAACAATGAGAAAAATAATGACCCAGATCAAGTTATGAAGTATAGCCCCACTGAAATTGGGATCAGTAAAAGCCCTTTTAAAATTATCCAGCCCGATAAAATCATATTCTGGAGACAATCCGTTCCAGTTTGTTAAACTCAGGTACAGGGATTGCATAAACGGAAAAATTATTATTATTGAATAGATCAGCAAGGGCAACAATAAAAATTGCCAGGCTGTGTTTTTCTGCACTGTGAACTCTCTTATTTGATAGGATAATGAGGGCTGCAGAGTTGCAGCCCTCTAAAATTAAAAATAGGGACTACATATTACCCCATGCAGCTTTAGCTCCCTCTTCTGTTTTCTTGAGGATCTGCATATACCCGTCTGGGTTATCAATAAATTCTGCAAAAGCATTCAGCCCGACATCAGCCACAGGCGGAGGTGTTGCCAGGTCATAATTGAAGGCCCAGTTTGGAACAACACTGCAATATTCTTTGATCTTCAGCTGAAGCACGTTATACATGGATTCAGGTACATTTACGTTGGGAGCCAGGGCTCCGGTACCGGTGTTGAATGCAGTCATAGGTCCTTTTTGAGCCATGGCAACCAGTGCTTTTTTCGCAGCTTCAGGATTTCTTGCATCTTTAGCAATAACAACACCATCAAAGGGTCCGACTGCTGTGTCAGGAATTGAAGAGTCTACGACGGGGAAGGGGAAAAAATCATAATCTTCGCCCGGAGCCCAGCCAATCTGATCATCAAGCTGCATGATCCAGCTACCCATAAGTGTCATGCCTGCTTCTCCAGTTCCTACTAGAACAGAGGCTTCGGCATAGTCATATGCATTGGCATTGGGATAAAAATAATCTTTGTCTATACACTCTTTCCACAGTTCAAAAGCCTTTACAACTTCAGGATCTGTATAAGAAACATCTCCGGCCATCAGTTTGGCACGATACTCGGGGCCAGCAGTTCTGAGCAAAGGATAATCCAACCAGAATTGAGCAGGCCATCTATTTTTTGATCCTAAAGCGATGGGGGCCACACCTATGGCTTTGATCTTTTCACAGGCCACCTGAAATTCTTCCCAGGTCTTCGGAGGTGCATCGATTCCGGCTTTGGTGAAAACATCTTTATTGTAAAAGAATGCAACATAGTGCTGGGTCAGAGGTAGGAAGTATTTATGACCATTATAAGTTGCCGCTGAATTGACAGCTTCTGAGAAGAGTTTTGACACTCCATATTCTTCATATACATCATCGATTGGTGCCAGACGGTCGGCATCAACGATGAACTGAACCCTGGCCCCTGCCCAGTATGAAAATAGATCCGGAGGATTTCCACCGGAGAGCATTACCATGATACTGGTCTTGAATGCCTCGTGGTCAACAGGGGTGTGAGACAGATTATATTGGGGATTCTCTTTGTTAAAAGTACTTACCAAATCATCCATACCACCTGACAGGGTCCCTGAGAAATAGTGAAAAAAGGTTACTTTTTCAACTCCTTCTACTGTGTCTTTATCCTGACTGCCCTTGGCAGATGCTACCATGGGAAAAGCTAACAGCATGACTGCTAACATAATCAAGATTTTCTGAACATTCCTTTTCATTCTAAGTCCTCCATAACATTAACGTTAATGTATAATTTTATGAATGATTTTTCAAATATGTCAATAAAAATATTCAGAATTAGGAAAATATCACTGGAATTTCAATTTTCTTTTTAGAAATGCTGTTTCAGGGTGATAATATTGATATAATTACATGAACGTTAACTTCTAGGAGAAGGGATGGCCTATATCCGATTGAAAGACATTGCAGAAAAAGCGAATGTTTCCATCAATACAGTCAGCCGTGCATTGAAGAATCAGGCTGATATTGGAGACCATACCAAAAAAAGAATTCAACAGATAGCCGATGATCTGGGGTATATCCCCAATGCCAGTGCATCTCGACTCAGAACAAAGAGTAATAAGATGATCGGTGTAATCATCACGCATATGGACAATGCCTTCTATGCTCGTATTCTGCAGGGAATAAGTGATGCTGTTGCAGATCTGGGCTATACCATCCTGGCACTAAGCAGTAATGAAAACCTGGAGAAGGAAAATTCTCTGTTGAAGACACTCATTGCCAACAGGGTAGATGGAACCATTATCGTTCCCTCCCGTGATTTAGAAAACACACTTGATTATGACCATCTGGGGGTCCCTCATATAACCATTGTGCGCAAGGGAAATAGAAATACCCGAAGTTATTTTATTTCTGATTCTCATGAAAGCGGCAGGATAGCGGCAAGGCACTTCCATTCTTTAAACCGCAGCAATCCGGCATATATTGGATTTGATCTCCCTGTTTCGTGTAATCGGGATCGTCTTGAAGGGTTTCAGCGGGAACTGGCTGAAATCGGGATTCCTTTAAAAATAAATCGAATAAGACTTTGCTCAGCTACACATGAGGCAGCTTACGATCAGGCTGTTGACCTGCTTAAAAATGATACAAAAATTGATTCACTTTTTGTCTATAATGATATCATGGCCTTAGGAGTCATAAAGGCTGTCTACGATCTTGGCATATCTATTCCACAGGATATCCGCCTGCTCGGACATGATGATATAAATGATGCCAAGTATTATACTCCAACTTTGTCATCTATCAGTGTTCCGAAATACAGGTTGGGATATGACAGTGCAACAGAACTTGTAGGTATAATCAATGATAGTACTTTTGCTCAAAGAAACGTTATATACAAGCCGGAACTCATAGTTCGTGAGTCCTGAAATTGCAGATCTTATTCAATTGATTCATTATCCTTCACTGGTTCTGCTTTATCCATAACCAGGGAGTAAAGAAAATTTATATAGTAGTACAGCATGCCCGAAAGCCTGTGCTATGGTTTTTTTGACTCAAGCCCTTGGCGGTAATAATGATTTCAGTAACCGCATACTAATAGAAACGGCATGTTCCACCGGTTGCGGTTTGGCTGAGATGGTTCATGACTCAGTTAGGTTCAGTTGGGGGGAAGATACTGGTGACGATATAAAGGAGCTTAATATTAACGTTTCTTTGTTTTTTCCAGCTCTTTGTTTG
This Oceanispirochaeta sp. DNA region includes the following protein-coding sequences:
- a CDS encoding LacI family DNA-binding transcriptional regulator, producing the protein MAYIRLKDIAEKANVSINTVSRALKNQADIGDHTKKRIQQIADDLGYIPNASASRLRTKSNKMIGVIITHMDNAFYARILQGISDAVADLGYTILALSSNENLEKENSLLKTLIANRVDGTIIVPSRDLENTLDYDHLGVPHITIVRKGNRNTRSYFISDSHESGRIAARHFHSLNRSNPAYIGFDLPVSCNRDRLEGFQRELAEIGIPLKINRIRLCSATHEAAYDQAVDLLKNDTKIDSLFVYNDIMALGVIKAVYDLGISIPQDIRLLGHDDINDAKYYTPTLSSISVPKYRLGYDSATELVGIINDSTFAQRNVIYKPELIVRES
- a CDS encoding ABC transporter substrate-binding protein: MKRNVQKILIMLAVMLLAFPMVASAKGSQDKDTVEGVEKVTFFHYFSGTLSGGMDDLVSTFNKENPQYNLSHTPVDHEAFKTSIMVMLSGGNPPDLFSYWAGARVQFIVDADRLAPIDDVYEEYGVSKLFSEAVNSAATYNGHKYFLPLTQHYVAFFYNKDVFTKAGIDAPPKTWEEFQVACEKIKAIGVAPIALGSKNRWPAQFWLDYPLLRTAGPEYRAKLMAGDVSYTDPEVVKAFELWKECIDKDYFYPNANAYDYAEASVLVGTGEAGMTLMGSWIMQLDDQIGWAPGEDYDFFPFPVVDSSIPDTAVGPFDGVVIAKDARNPEAAKKALVAMAQKGPMTAFNTGTGALAPNVNVPESMYNVLQLKIKEYCSVVPNWAFNYDLATPPPVADVGLNAFAEFIDNPDGYMQILKKTEEGAKAAWGNM
- a CDS encoding carbohydrate ABC transporter permease, which gives rise to MQSLYLSLTNWNGLSPEYDFIGLDNFKRAFTDPNFSGAILHNLIWVIIFLIVPTSSGLFLAVLLDKGIPGSTFFKSVIYLPMIFSYVIIGMIWNFIYEPRMGILNLFIRIMGQPDWNFAWLAQAKTALLAIIVEASWQHTGLCMVLYLAGLSGVRQDLLEAARIDGANPIQLFFHVVIPQLKNSTIVVISLTVINSLKNFDLVFITTKGGPFRSSEVLTTFMYKESFWNYQMGYGSAIASVLFFIVFIVVFFYFNSVMKEGNNE